GGCCAACAACGGCAATATGCTCAACCAGGCCGGATCGCCAGATAGCATCCACTACCCAGGCTATCATAGGTTTACCGGCTAAAGGAATAAGAGCTTTTTTTTCTATCCCGGTTAAGGCAAATAACGGGTCATCCGGGTTGTTGATACCACCGGCAGTAACTATTGCGTCCATTAGTCTGATTCCTTACTTTTATAACTTCTTTGCTAATAGTTTAACTTAAATATATCCTTCAGCCCGAAGCCAGGCTTCGGTGCGACACATCCCCTCGGTAAGATCAACTTTTGGCACCCATCCCAAAAGCTTCCGCGCCTTTTGGTTGCTGAAACTATTATCACTATGCAACGCTTTAACCAGCCGCCGATTGAAACTGGCCTTTCTCCCGCTCATAGCCGCGCCAAGCTCATTCAAAAAACCAAGCAGCCAGGCCAATTTAAAAGGAATCGATGGAAATGAGTCAATAACCAACATCCGTCCATACGCCCCCAAAAAGTCACGCCAGGGGATGGGAGAATCCGTTAAATTAATGGCCTGGCCAACGGCGGCATCAATTTTGGCGCATAAAATCAAACCGTCCACCACATTATCAATATAGACCGGTTTACAAAAATAACGACCCCCATCAATCAACATCATCCGACCTGCTTTAATCAATTCAACCGGACGGACGGTAAATTGATAAGAACCAGGCCCATACACTTGCGAAGGGCGGGCAGCCACCACCGGCAAACCCTTCTTTCGATAAGCGTTAAACACAATCTCTTCTGCCGCTATCTTCGAGTCGCCGTAAAGATCGCCTGACACACGAGGGGGTGTATTTTCATCAATGTTGTCCTGCTGCAAAGAACCGTACACCGCGCAAGAACTCAGGTGAATAAATCGTTTCACCCCGGCAGCCAACGCAGCCTCAACCACGTTTTTAGTACCCTCCACATTAACCGCCCACACTGCGGCCCGGCTGCCGTGCTCACTGACCCAGGCTGCCGTGTGAAAAACAAGTTGGCAACCGGCCATCGCGCTCTGCACCGAAACCGGATCGGTAATGTCGCCCGGCATAAGCTCAACCCCTATGTCTGCCAACCGGCGTCCTTTTTCCGGGGTGCGGACCAGGCCCCGCACGACCACCCCTTCCTCTGTTACCAATCGTTCTGCCAGGCGTCCGCCAATAAAGCCGGTGGCTCCGGTAACAAGAATTCGTTTGCCACTTACATCCATCGGTAAACTTGGTCATAGAGGACTTTATTCAGACCCATTGTTACACTTCCTTATTTTGTTTGATGATACAACACAGAACAAAGTAGGGCAAAAGTTATAAGCAGCCACCGACCATTGTTGATACCGTCCAAATAGGATCAGGAACAATAACGCCATCGTCGGTGCCAGATATTTTTACGACTTCAACCCTAAAATTATACGTTCCCTTACAACTAACAGCAACTCCAAAGCGAAATGATGAAAGGTTTTGATAATCCGGCCAAACCTGTCTATAATGTTGGGGTTATCAATTTGCCATAGTGAGGGGTTGGCTAAACAATGCCCGAATTACCTGAAGTCGAAACAGTGGTCAGGGGGTTGCGCAAGCCCCTAGTCGGACGCACCTTTACCGGGGTCACTGTATTATGGCCCAAAACAATCAAAACGCCATCCTTGCCGGAATTCAGCAAACGATTGCCCGGCCAACGCATTGAGGTTATTGACCGGCGGGCCAAGTATTTACGCTTTGACCTATCCGGGGGAGACACTCTTTTTTTGCATCTGAAAATGAGCGGCAATTTAATGGTAGAACCGGCCAGCGAACCACCTCACCAACACGTGCGTACCATTTTTGACCTGGACAACGGCCACCAACTACGCTTCAAAGACATGCGCAAATTTGGCCGGGTTTATCTGGTGAACAACCCCGACCCCATCATCGGCAAATTAGGCCCGGAACCCCTGGCCGACGATTTTTCCGGCGACGACTTTCAAGCTCTTTTTCGCAAGCGGAAGGGGCGACTCAAACCGTTACTGCTTAATCAAGAATTCATTGCCGGCATCGGCAATATTTACGCCGACGAAAGCTGTTTTTTGGCCGGTCTTGACCCCAGGCGACAGGTTGACACCCTCTCAAGTGTGGAATTAGAAAAACTTTATCGGGCCATCCGCCAAGCTCTGCAGCATGGCATTATGTTCAAAGGAGCCTCATTGGATGAGGTATACCGGGGCGGCGAATTTCAGCATCATTTTCAGGTTTACGGCCGCACCAATAAGACGTGTTTCAAGTGCGGCTCGCTCATCCGGCGCGTCGTTCTGGGCGGCCGCTCAACCCATTTTTGCGAGCAATGCCAGCAATGAGGGCAAACATTGAAAAGATTAGCGATTGATCTCTGTGATGGGGGCCGCTTCCAGCGGGGAGCAGTTTTAGGCAAACTGCTTTAAGTATGCCGATACCGCGTCCATTTCAAAACCAAACTGCAATTTATCCCTGGTATGCCACTCGTAAATTTCAGCAGGGGTCAGCCAGACAATTTCCCGAATCTC
The Anaerolineae bacterium genome window above contains:
- a CDS encoding NAD-dependent epimerase/dehydratase family protein, translated to MDVSGKRILVTGATGFIGGRLAERLVTEEGVVVRGLVRTPEKGRRLADIGVELMPGDITDPVSVQSAMAGCQLVFHTAAWVSEHGSRAAVWAVNVEGTKNVVEAALAAGVKRFIHLSSCAVYGSLQQDNIDENTPPRVSGDLYGDSKIAAEEIVFNAYRKKGLPVVAARPSQVYGPGSYQFTVRPVELIKAGRMMLIDGGRYFCKPVYIDNVVDGLILCAKIDAAVGQAINLTDSPIPWRDFLGAYGRMLVIDSFPSIPFKLAWLLGFLNELGAAMSGRKASFNRRLVKALHSDNSFSNQKARKLLGWVPKVDLTEGMCRTEAWLRAEGYI
- the mutM gene encoding bifunctional DNA-formamidopyrimidine glycosylase/DNA-(apurinic or apyrimidinic site) lyase, giving the protein MPELPEVETVVRGLRKPLVGRTFTGVTVLWPKTIKTPSLPEFSKRLPGQRIEVIDRRAKYLRFDLSGGDTLFLHLKMSGNLMVEPASEPPHQHVRTIFDLDNGHQLRFKDMRKFGRVYLVNNPDPIIGKLGPEPLADDFSGDDFQALFRKRKGRLKPLLLNQEFIAGIGNIYADESCFLAGLDPRRQVDTLSSVELEKLYRAIRQALQHGIMFKGASLDEVYRGGEFQHHFQVYGRTNKTCFKCGSLIRRVVLGGRSTHFCEQCQQ